In one Hypomesus transpacificus isolate Combined female chromosome 18, fHypTra1, whole genome shotgun sequence genomic region, the following are encoded:
- the frmd4bb gene encoding FERM domain-containing protein 4B isoform X2: MTDGRLCQVHLLDDRKLELLVQPKLLSRELLDLVSSHFNLKEKEYFGLTFTDDTGQCKWLQLDRRVLDHDFSKKNGPIALNFLVRFYIETITLLKDITTVELFYLNAKSAIYNGGLEVESENVFKLAANALQEAKGDYTSDENTRTDLKKLPTLPTKVLKEHPSLAYCENRVIELYKQLKGVSRGQAILQYLTLVESLPTYGVHYYEVKDKQGIPWWLGISYKGIGQYDLQDRLKPRKLYQWKQLENLYFREKKFAVEVNDPHRRAVTKRTFGQTGLVIHTWYASHSLIKTIWVMAISQHQFYLDRKQSKVKVSAARSLEEIAMDLTDQQGGSKITRLGDVGLKNNLIMASNGSLVSTGSADSEVNEELKRDKISALRKKEQEIQDVLTQKTKELKKICMREAEITGKLPKEYPLTAGERPPQIRRRVGTAFKLDELFPYNEDPYLRNLESRFALQRKIVEAAKKLANEAELCKTVKKKRRRNCLDAMHKLQQIEDEMNQYRVKKDELVRSECNSECSLPLDDDDSDSVQRPRSRSVQCSPQLSPPHSLGPEYDLERHGSPRNHQHKNHSRLAFVGQESSQYCQPPREVSSAHSSPSKTLPRPPRDPRSMPPSPAMTRNAYSSSQLRLEGSSQCFRHRSGSLESQSRLLKESDPEKPIFTLSPARRSNSSEALEDCSSYASQSSLDYFGAGNPHYCTLDSRSRNHHHLHRKVEVYGNTGSMPNLVPSQGGCSYTYEPPAHYAPTAYYVAGYPCPDLEPYSNGAYVYENEVEGHYNVNPSYQVHGYHGHERYRHYSSDRTDSLSQNPYATMRHPRSKQGPRNELLAKSMQKAMVAEHLRGWYHRTGGPREAGRGLMYDCDSGSQLSLGYQTMPAPFSHSSRATSFSSVSSAASTGNWRSQLAVGLTEFDMADTPTHPGAPGAHYSRSPTHSRFLLDGNHMGFH, translated from the exons ATGACGGATGGCAGACTGTGCCAGGTGCATCTCCTTGATGACAGGAAGTTGGAGCTGCTGGTTCAG CCCAAGCTGTTGTCACGAGAGCTCCTAGATTTGGTGTCCTCCCACTTTAACCTCAAAGAGAAGGAATACTTTGGCCTAACATTTACTGATGACAC GGGTCAGTGTAAATGGTTGCAACTAGACCGTAGAGTTTTAGACCATGACTTCTCCAAGAAGAATGGACCTATTGCTCTCAACTTCCTGGTCAG GTTTTACATCGAGACCATAACCCTACTGAAGGACATAACAACAGTGGAATTATTCTACCTCAATGCAAAATCTGCCATCTACAAT gGGGGCTTAGAAGTGGAGAGCGAAAATGTCTTCAAACTGGCAGCAAATGCTTTGCAG GAAGCAAAAGGAGACTACACAAG TGATGAAAACACCAGAACGGACCTAAAAAAACTCCCAACTCTTCCCACCAAAGTGCTAAAGGAGCACCCTTCTCTGGCATATTG TGAGAACCGAGTGATTGAGCTCTACAAACAGCTGAAAGGAGTCTCCCGAGGGCAGGCTATCCTGCA GTACCTGACTTTAGTAGAATCCCTGCCCACATATGGTGTTCATTATTATGAAGTCAAG GACAAGCAGGGGATCCCTTGGTGGCTTGGAATCAGCTACAAGGGAATTGGCCAGTATGATTTACAGGACAGACTTAAACCAAGAAAG CTGTACCAGTGGAAGCAGCTGGAGAACCTGTACTTTAGGGAGAAGAAGTTTGCTGTTGAGGTTAACGACCCACACAG GAGAGCAGTAACCAAGCGCACTTTTGGCCAGACAGGCCTGGTCATTCACACATGGTATGCCAGCCACTCCCTAATCAAAACCATCTGGGTGATGGCTATTAGTCAGCATCAGTTTTACTTGGACAGAAAGCAAAGCAAA GTCAAAGTATCAGCAGCAAGGAGTTTAGAGGAAATTGCCATGGATTTAACTGACCAGCAAGGGGGGTCGAAGATAACCAGACTGGGAGATGTAGGGTTAAAGAACAACCTCATCATGGCCAGCAACGGTAGCCTTGTATCCACAG GGTCAGCTGACTCTGAGGTAAATGAAGAACTGAAGAGAGACAAGATCTCTGCGCTCAGAAAGAAGGAACAAGAGATCCAGGATGTCCTAACCCAGAAAACAAAAGAACTGAAGAAAATATGCATGAGGGAAGCG GAGATAACGGgcaaactgccaaaagagtatCCGCTGACCGCAGGCGAGAGACCTCCTCAAATCAGACGACGAGTTGGCACGGCGTTCAAATTGGATGAGCTCTTCCCCTATAACGAG GACCCATACCTAAGAAACCTGGAGAGTAGGTTTGCACTGCAGCGGAAGATCGTGGAGGCTGCTAAGAAGCTAGCGAACGAGGCAGAACTGTGTAAGACAGTGaaaaaaaagaggaggaggaactgcCTTGATGCTATGCACAAGCTCCAGCAGATCGAGGATGAGATGAACCAGTACAGAGTAAAGAAAG ATGAGCTTGTGCGTTCAGAGTGCAACTCAGAGTGTAGTCTACCCCTAGATGACG atgactcagacagtgttcagaggCCACGGTCACGCTCTGTCCAGTGCTCCCCACAGCTGAGCCCTCCTCACTCCCTCGGGCCAGAGTATGATCTGGAGAGACACGGCTCCCCCAGGAATCACCAGCACAAGAACCACAGCAG GCTAGCATTTGTTGGCCAGGAATCTTCGCAGTACTGCCAGCCGCCCAGAGAGGTCTCTTCAGCACACAGTAGTCCCTCTAAGACCTTACCAAGACCCCCCCGAGACCCCCGCAGCATGCCCCCCAGCCCCGCCATGACCCGCAACGCCTATAGCAGCAGCCAGCTCAG ATTGGAAGGGAGCTCTCAGTGCTTCAGACATCGAAGTGGCAGTCTGGAGTCTCAGTCCCGGCTGCTGAAGGAGTCAGACCCAGAGAAGCCCATCTTCACCCTGTCACCAGCCCGCAGAAGCAACAGCAGTGAGGCTCTGGAGGACTGCTCCTCCTACGCCAGCCAGTCCAGCCTGGATTACTTTGGAGCAGGCAACCCCCATTACTGCACCCTAGACTCCCGCAGCCGCAACCACCACCACCTACACAGGAAGGTGGAAGTGTATGGAAACACAGGCAGCATGCCTAATCTGGTCCCAAGCCAGGGTGGGTGTAGCTACACATATGAGCCCCCAGCACACTATGCCCCCACAGCTTACTATGTGGCAGGCTATCCTTGCCCTGATCTGGAGCCTTATTCCAACGGTGCCTACGTTTATGAAAATGAGGTGGAGGGACACTACAATGTCAACCCCTCATACCAGGTGCATGGTTACCATGGACACGAGAGATACAGACACTACAGCAGTGACCGAACGGACAGTCTCTCTCAGAACCCCTATGCCACCATGAGGCACCCCCGCAGCAAGCAGGGGCCCAGGAACGAGCTGCTAGCCAAGAGCATGCAGAAGGCCATGGTGGCTGAGCACCTGAGGGGCTGGTACCACCGCACCGGAGGTCCCAGGGAAGCAGGCCGGGGCCTGATGTATGACTGTGACAGTGGCTCGCAACTCAGCCTGGGCTACCAGACCATGCCGGCTCCATTCAGTCACTCCAGCAGGGCCACCTCCTTTTCCTCAG TATCCTCAGCAGCCAGCACAGGGAACTGGCGCAGCCAGCTGGCTGTAGGTCTGACAGAGTTTGACATGGCAGACACACCTACTCACCCAGGAGCTCCCGGCGCTCACTACAGTCGCAGTCCGACACACAGCAG ATTCCTCCTGGATGGGAACCACATGGGCTTCCACTGA
- the frmd4bb gene encoding FERM domain-containing protein 4B isoform X1 codes for MTDGRLCQVHLLDDRKLELLVQPKLLSRELLDLVSSHFNLKEKEYFGLTFTDDTGQCKWLQLDRRVLDHDFSKKNGPIALNFLVRFYIETITLLKDITTVELFYLNAKSAIYNGGLEVESENVFKLAANALQEAKGDYTSDENTRTDLKKLPTLPTKVLKEHPSLAYCENRVIELYKQLKGVSRGQAILQYLTLVESLPTYGVHYYEVKDKQGIPWWLGISYKGIGQYDLQDRLKPRKLYQWKQLENLYFREKKFAVEVNDPHRRAVTKRTFGQTGLVIHTWYASHSLIKTIWVMAISQHQFYLDRKQSKVKVSAARSLEEIAMDLTDQQGGSKITRLGDVGLKNNLIMASNGSLVSTGSADSEVNEELKRDKISALRKKEQEIQDVLTQKTKELKKICMREAEITGKLPKEYPLTAGERPPQIRRRVGTAFKLDELFPYNEDPYLRNLESRFALQRKIVEAAKKLANEAELCKTVKKKRRRNCLDAMHKLQQIEDEMNQYRVKKGKKPTQRASVIIADELVRSECNSECSLPLDDDDSDSVQRPRSRSVQCSPQLSPPHSLGPEYDLERHGSPRNHQHKNHSRLAFVGQESSQYCQPPREVSSAHSSPSKTLPRPPRDPRSMPPSPAMTRNAYSSSQLRLEGSSQCFRHRSGSLESQSRLLKESDPEKPIFTLSPARRSNSSEALEDCSSYASQSSLDYFGAGNPHYCTLDSRSRNHHHLHRKVEVYGNTGSMPNLVPSQGGCSYTYEPPAHYAPTAYYVAGYPCPDLEPYSNGAYVYENEVEGHYNVNPSYQVHGYHGHERYRHYSSDRTDSLSQNPYATMRHPRSKQGPRNELLAKSMQKAMVAEHLRGWYHRTGGPREAGRGLMYDCDSGSQLSLGYQTMPAPFSHSSRATSFSSVSSAASTGNWRSQLAVGLTEFDMADTPTHPGAPGAHYSRSPTHSRFLLDGNHMGFH; via the exons ATGACGGATGGCAGACTGTGCCAGGTGCATCTCCTTGATGACAGGAAGTTGGAGCTGCTGGTTCAG CCCAAGCTGTTGTCACGAGAGCTCCTAGATTTGGTGTCCTCCCACTTTAACCTCAAAGAGAAGGAATACTTTGGCCTAACATTTACTGATGACAC GGGTCAGTGTAAATGGTTGCAACTAGACCGTAGAGTTTTAGACCATGACTTCTCCAAGAAGAATGGACCTATTGCTCTCAACTTCCTGGTCAG GTTTTACATCGAGACCATAACCCTACTGAAGGACATAACAACAGTGGAATTATTCTACCTCAATGCAAAATCTGCCATCTACAAT gGGGGCTTAGAAGTGGAGAGCGAAAATGTCTTCAAACTGGCAGCAAATGCTTTGCAG GAAGCAAAAGGAGACTACACAAG TGATGAAAACACCAGAACGGACCTAAAAAAACTCCCAACTCTTCCCACCAAAGTGCTAAAGGAGCACCCTTCTCTGGCATATTG TGAGAACCGAGTGATTGAGCTCTACAAACAGCTGAAAGGAGTCTCCCGAGGGCAGGCTATCCTGCA GTACCTGACTTTAGTAGAATCCCTGCCCACATATGGTGTTCATTATTATGAAGTCAAG GACAAGCAGGGGATCCCTTGGTGGCTTGGAATCAGCTACAAGGGAATTGGCCAGTATGATTTACAGGACAGACTTAAACCAAGAAAG CTGTACCAGTGGAAGCAGCTGGAGAACCTGTACTTTAGGGAGAAGAAGTTTGCTGTTGAGGTTAACGACCCACACAG GAGAGCAGTAACCAAGCGCACTTTTGGCCAGACAGGCCTGGTCATTCACACATGGTATGCCAGCCACTCCCTAATCAAAACCATCTGGGTGATGGCTATTAGTCAGCATCAGTTTTACTTGGACAGAAAGCAAAGCAAA GTCAAAGTATCAGCAGCAAGGAGTTTAGAGGAAATTGCCATGGATTTAACTGACCAGCAAGGGGGGTCGAAGATAACCAGACTGGGAGATGTAGGGTTAAAGAACAACCTCATCATGGCCAGCAACGGTAGCCTTGTATCCACAG GGTCAGCTGACTCTGAGGTAAATGAAGAACTGAAGAGAGACAAGATCTCTGCGCTCAGAAAGAAGGAACAAGAGATCCAGGATGTCCTAACCCAGAAAACAAAAGAACTGAAGAAAATATGCATGAGGGAAGCG GAGATAACGGgcaaactgccaaaagagtatCCGCTGACCGCAGGCGAGAGACCTCCTCAAATCAGACGACGAGTTGGCACGGCGTTCAAATTGGATGAGCTCTTCCCCTATAACGAG GACCCATACCTAAGAAACCTGGAGAGTAGGTTTGCACTGCAGCGGAAGATCGTGGAGGCTGCTAAGAAGCTAGCGAACGAGGCAGAACTGTGTAAGACAGTGaaaaaaaagaggaggaggaactgcCTTGATGCTATGCACAAGCTCCAGCAGATCGAGGATGAGATGAACCAGTACAGAGTAAAGAAAGGCAAGAAGCCCACTCAGAGAGCATCTGTGATCATAGCAG ATGAGCTTGTGCGTTCAGAGTGCAACTCAGAGTGTAGTCTACCCCTAGATGACG atgactcagacagtgttcagaggCCACGGTCACGCTCTGTCCAGTGCTCCCCACAGCTGAGCCCTCCTCACTCCCTCGGGCCAGAGTATGATCTGGAGAGACACGGCTCCCCCAGGAATCACCAGCACAAGAACCACAGCAG GCTAGCATTTGTTGGCCAGGAATCTTCGCAGTACTGCCAGCCGCCCAGAGAGGTCTCTTCAGCACACAGTAGTCCCTCTAAGACCTTACCAAGACCCCCCCGAGACCCCCGCAGCATGCCCCCCAGCCCCGCCATGACCCGCAACGCCTATAGCAGCAGCCAGCTCAG ATTGGAAGGGAGCTCTCAGTGCTTCAGACATCGAAGTGGCAGTCTGGAGTCTCAGTCCCGGCTGCTGAAGGAGTCAGACCCAGAGAAGCCCATCTTCACCCTGTCACCAGCCCGCAGAAGCAACAGCAGTGAGGCTCTGGAGGACTGCTCCTCCTACGCCAGCCAGTCCAGCCTGGATTACTTTGGAGCAGGCAACCCCCATTACTGCACCCTAGACTCCCGCAGCCGCAACCACCACCACCTACACAGGAAGGTGGAAGTGTATGGAAACACAGGCAGCATGCCTAATCTGGTCCCAAGCCAGGGTGGGTGTAGCTACACATATGAGCCCCCAGCACACTATGCCCCCACAGCTTACTATGTGGCAGGCTATCCTTGCCCTGATCTGGAGCCTTATTCCAACGGTGCCTACGTTTATGAAAATGAGGTGGAGGGACACTACAATGTCAACCCCTCATACCAGGTGCATGGTTACCATGGACACGAGAGATACAGACACTACAGCAGTGACCGAACGGACAGTCTCTCTCAGAACCCCTATGCCACCATGAGGCACCCCCGCAGCAAGCAGGGGCCCAGGAACGAGCTGCTAGCCAAGAGCATGCAGAAGGCCATGGTGGCTGAGCACCTGAGGGGCTGGTACCACCGCACCGGAGGTCCCAGGGAAGCAGGCCGGGGCCTGATGTATGACTGTGACAGTGGCTCGCAACTCAGCCTGGGCTACCAGACCATGCCGGCTCCATTCAGTCACTCCAGCAGGGCCACCTCCTTTTCCTCAG TATCCTCAGCAGCCAGCACAGGGAACTGGCGCAGCCAGCTGGCTGTAGGTCTGACAGAGTTTGACATGGCAGACACACCTACTCACCCAGGAGCTCCCGGCGCTCACTACAGTCGCAGTCCGACACACAGCAG ATTCCTCCTGGATGGGAACCACATGGGCTTCCACTGA
- the lmod3 gene encoding leiomodin-3, giving the protein MSDHSDQDSFPENVDEEDIDEDEILANLSPEELKQLQSEMDVIAPDERVPVGQRQRDQTEKTPTGGFDHRSLVDYLYWDKESKRMLDEERVPATLLPSEKNIHEEAENKEEEKDCQYWDKESVRMLEEERVPATLPLSGKNMKDEAENKEKGEDDCEDVEYVYEVVEEIIEEEAVEGVEGEEVIEEIIEEIVEVVEEEHVVELKEEEKVKPLEKVTEPEHQTTDNSKLYPSEDESTNTANTNSNVPLAPVKFEEEVTGEKDTENSKSTSKTPETEDTNTTTLSPSLTEQDPKEQKADESYKPLQKEERKINRLNIPKLALGGIKLTSRPSGNDTNLESTLDKIYNNNPTITEINLNNIENIPKEMLIDYVNALKKNKFVKTFCIANTGADENIAFTLANMLRENRSITTINIESNFITGKGIVAIMRCLQFNETLTELRFHNQRHMLGHHSEMEVSRLLKANNTLLKLGYHFEQAGPRMVVTNLLTRNLDRQRQLRNDEQKHQQLKEQKEVMQMYESSLNLPPGLLEMLGYIPPIELLQQQGFLEPPPQPSTPSQASTPPHASTPPQANKLNLKHTVHNLLPHSTSTDQAKPLLDVQLKRTPKRRDPFLELDPREDRRPDRASFHLRKTTRPRETGSGVMGDERANLKDVIKTLKPVSRKRQPPKVDPTPRDQLLSEIKQSNVAYLKSTPLPKLLESRETSLF; this is encoded by the exons ATGTCCGATCATAGTGACCAGGATTCCTTCCCAGAGAATGTCGATGAGGAGGACATTGATGAAGATGAGATTTTGGCCAACCTGTCTCCTGAGGAGCTCAAACAGCTCCAGAGTGAGATGGACGTGATCGCCCCAGATGAGAGGGTGCCggtgggacagagacagagggaccagACAGAGAAGACTCCCACTGGGGGTTTCGACCACAGATCCTTGGTGGATTACCTTTACTGGGATAAAGAGTCCAAACGCATGCTTGATGAGGAGAGGGTCCCTGCCACTCTACTACCCAGTGAG AAAAATATACATGAAGAAGCTGaaaacaaagaagaagaaaaggattGCCAGTACTGGGATAAAGAGTCTGTACGCATGTTGGAGGAGGAAAGGGTGCCTGCCACTCTGCCGCTTAGTGGG AAAAACATGAAAGATGAGgctgaaaacaaagaaaaaggagaagatGACTGTGAAGATGTGGAATATGTTTATGAAGTGGTAGAAGAGATCatagaggaggaggctgtggaaGGGGTTGAAGGAGAGGAAGTAATTGAAGAAATAATAGAGGAAAtcgtggaggtggtggaggaagaaCATGTGGTGGAgctgaaagaggaggagaaggtcaaACCACTTGAGAAAGTAACTGAACCGGAACATCAAACCACCGACAATTCAAAATTATACCCATCAGAAGACGAAAGTACAAATACTGCAAATACTAACAGTAATGTCCCATTAGCCCCTGTTAAGTTTGAAGAAGAAGTCACGGGAGAAAAAGATACTGAGAACTCAAAGAGCACATCAAAAACACCAGAAACAGAGGATACTAACACCACCACCCTATCCCCCAGCCTTACAGAGCAAGATCCAAAGGAGCAGAAGGCAGATGAGAGCTATAAACCCCtccagaaagaagaaagaaaaataaacagACTGAATATTCCAAAACTGGCCCTTGGTGGCATTAAACTGACATCAAGGCCTTCAGGGAATGACACAAACCTGGAAAGCACCTTGGATAAGATTTATAACAACAACCCCACAATCACTGAAATAAACCTCAATAACATTGAAAACATTCCTAAAGAAATGCTAATAGACTATGTCAATGCCCTAAAGAAGAACAAATTtgtaaaaaccttttgcatTGCCAATACGGGTGCTGATGAGAACATAGCTTTCACCCTGGCCAACATGCTGCGAGAGAACCGTAGCATCACCACCATCAACATTGAGTCCAACTTCATAACAGGGAAGGGGATTGTAGCCATCATGCGCTGTCTCCAGTTCAACGAGACCCTGACTGAGCTACGCTTCCATAATCAGAGGCACATGTTGGGCCACCATTCAGAGATGGAGGTGTCTCGTCTCCTTAAGGCCAACAACACCCTCCTGAAGTTGGGCTACCACTTTGAGCAGGCTGGGCCCAGGATGGTGGTGACCAACCTGCTGACCAGGAATCTGGACCGCCAGCGACAGCTGAGGAACGATGAGCAGAAGCATCAGCAGTTGAAGGAGCAGAAGGAGGTGATGCAGATGTATGAGAGCAGTTTGAACTTGCCGCCAGGTCTTTTGGAGATGCTGGGTTATATCCCCCCTATTGAGCTTCTGCAACAGCAGGGGTTCCTAgaaccccctccacagcccagcACCCCTTCACAGGCCAGCACCCCTCCACACGCCAGCACCCCTCCACAGGCAAACAAACTCAATCtcaaacacactgtacacaacCTTCTTCCACATTCGACCAGCACTGACCAGGCCAAGCCACTCCTGGATGTCCAACTCAAGAGGACTCCCAAACGCAGAGACCCTTTTCTGGAGCTGGACcccagggaggacaggaggccaGACAGGGCCAGCTTTCATCTGAGGAAGACCACCCGGCCAAGAGAGACTGGCAGTGGGGTGATGGGAGATGAGAGAGCCAACCTTAAGGATGTGATTAAGACACTGAAGCCAGTCTCTCGCAAAAGGCAGCCCCCAAAGGTTGATCCCACTCCCAGAGATCAACTCCTGAGTGAGATCAAACAGAGCAATGTGGCCTATCTAAAATCT ACACCGCTCCCCAAACTCCTGGAATCAAGAGAAACCAGTCTCTTCTGA
- the LOC124480314 gene encoding PRA1 family protein 3-like, whose protein sequence is MARMELAPLRPWDDFFPGADRFAKPDFRDLTKWNNRVISNLLYYQTNYFAVAIVVFLIVGFLNPLGMFLGGAVVSLVFMGSVWAGENKTIIKNFKKKNPTLFVLAVMGTSYFLLSLCGGVMVFIFGITFPLLLSLVHASLRLRNMKNRMENKIEGVGIKKSPMGVIMDLLDQQEEKMNKIQDFIESKLKE, encoded by the exons ATGGCAAGGATGGAGCTGGCACCACTTAGACCCTGGGACGATTTCTTCCCAGGGGCTGATCGATTTGCTAAACCGGATTTTAGAGATTTAACGAAATGGAACAACAGGGTGATCAGCAATTTACTGTACTACCAGACAAATTATTTTGCCGTAGCCATCGTGGTTTTCTTGATTGTTGG ATTCCTTAACCCTCTTGGTATGTTCCTGGGAGGAGCagtggtctctctggtcttcaTGGGTTCTGTGTGGGCAGGGGAGAACAAGACCATCATCAAGAACTTTAAGAAGAAGAACCCCACCCTGTTTGTCCTTGCAGTTATGGGTACCAGCTACTTCCTGTTGTCgctgtgtggtggtgtgatGGTCTTCATTTTTGGGATCACTTTCCCTTTACTAT TGAGTCTGGTCCATGCCTCTCTCAGACTGCGCAACATGAAGAACCGGATGGAGAATAAAATTGAAGGGGTTGGCATAAAGAAGTCTCCCATGGGTGTCATCATGGACCTCCTGgaccagcaggaggagaagatgaaCAAGATCCAGGACTTCATTGAGAGCAAGCTTAAGGAATGA